The following nucleotide sequence is from Pseudomonadota bacterium.
GTCCCAGAGCTCCAAAGCACCGCCCCATGCCGGGTCCCAATCCGGGTTCAGATAGAGCAGGAGGTTCAGGCGTCGGTGCCAGTTCCGCTCTTCCATGAAATTGAAGTCCACGTGGACGTCAAGGCGTCCACCCGGCCCGGTGAGATGCATACCACCACCCGCGTATTCGCTGTCGGCCAGGAGCTGCGGGATTCCGGTGATCTGCTCGAGGTCCTCGAGAAACTCCCGTGATAGGAGGCGTTGGCTCAGCTCGGCCACCGGCTCGGGGAATCTCCTGGCATCCGTAATCTGGACTTTCCGCGCCTCGTTAACGGCGTCGAAGGACCGCCCGTGGCGCAGAGCGGCTTCAAAGCTCGGATAGCTCGCTGCCATCCTCTCGCTTGCGTCCGGCTCTAAGAATTCGTCGATTACGATATGTGGGAACGGTTTAGCAGCGTGGAAGTCGTTCCGCAGAGCCTCGCGATCGTAAAACCGAATCATCATCAACTCTAAGCCCAACCGCCCGCCCTCGGTTGCCCTCTCAATAGAGGAAGTTCGCACTCATGTGACGGTGGTGATCGCCGATCGACAGATCGTTTCGGTCGCGAGCTTCGTTGCGTGCATGATGGTCCAGGATGTGACACGCAAACATCTGGCGATGCCAGGGGCTATCCGCCGTCTTA
It contains:
- a CDS encoding 2OG-Fe(II) oxygenase; this encodes MAASYPSFEAALRHGRSFDAVNEARKVQITDARRFPEPVAELSQRLLSREFLEDLEQITGIPQLLADSEYAGGGMHLTGPGGRLDVHVDFNFMEERNWHRRLNLLLYLNPDWDPAWGGALELWDARVERCQVVVQPKLNRAVIFETSAISYHGVQPLRCPPSRQRLSFAVYYYTREAPADWDGSKHSTIFRSRPREKFRGHVLMPLERAKRRALPWLKRNVKRAIGRR